The following proteins are co-located in the Aquarana catesbeiana isolate 2022-GZ linkage group LG02, ASM4218655v1, whole genome shotgun sequence genome:
- the KCTD12 gene encoding BTB/POZ domain-containing protein KCTD12, with protein sequence MALPDTARGLPNGGGGGGICTVAVSTDVLFPEIVELNVGGQVYVTRHTTLVSVPDSLLWRMFSQQKPGELARDSKGRFFLDRDGFLFRYILDYLRDLQLVLPDYFPERSRLQREAEHFQLPELVKRLNPLRISKDSSIGGEEPPLLLTPAAGQDSDLDTAGIPVSPSPVAGVPSPTLDPYRFNASSSCSPASVPRLTPSQSLEGRRSGYITVGYRGSYTIGREAQADAKFRRVARITVCGKTSLAKEVFGETLNESRDPDRPPERYTSRYYLKFNFLEQAFDKLSEAGFHMVACSSTGTCAFASNDQSEDKVWTSYTEYVFCRD encoded by the coding sequence ATGGCTTTGCCAGACACTGCACGTGGATTACCcaatggaggtggcggaggaggcaTCTGCACAGTGGCCGTGTCCACTGATGTTTTGTTCCCTGAAATAGTGGAACTAAATGTTGGCGGACAAGTTTATGTGACTCGACACACAACTCTAGTGTCAGTGCCGGACTCCCTTCTCTGGCGTATGTTCTCCCAGCAGAAACCGGGAGAATTGGCTAGGGACAGCAAAGGTCGTTTCTTCCTTGACCGGGATGGCTTCTTGTTCCGTTATATCTTGGATTACTTGAGAGACTTGCAGCTTGTTCTGCCTGATTACTTTCCAGAAAGAAGTCGGCTACAAAGAGAAGCTGAGCACTTTCAGTTGCCTGAGCTAGTAAAACGCCTGAACCCTCTGCGAATCAGTAAGGACAGCTCCATAGGAGGTGAAGAACCTCCTTTGCTCCTCACACCAGCAGCAGGTCAAGATTCTGATTTGGACACAGCAGGCATTCCAGTCTCACCATCTCCAGTAGCTGGGGTCCCCTCCCCTACTTTAGATCCATATCGTTTCAATGCATCCTCTTCTTGCAGTCCTGCCTCAGTTCCTCGCCTCACTCCTTCCCAGTCACTTGAAGGCAGAAGATCTGGATATATAACAGTTGGCTACAGAGGTTCCTATACCATAGGACGGGAGGCACAAGCTGATGCTAAATTCAGAAGAGTTGCACGCATCACTGTCTGTGGCAAAACCTCTCTGGCTAAAGAAGTGTTTGGCGAAACCTTAAATGAAAGCCGGGATCCTGATAGACCTCCTGAGAGGTATACATCCAGGTACTACCTTAAGTTTAACTTTCTGGAGCAGGCTTTTGACAAGTTATCTGAAGCTGGCTTCCATATGGTGGCATGCAGTTCCACAGGGACATGTGCATTTGCCAGCAATGACCAGAGTGAGGACAAAGTGTGGACCAGCTACACTGAATATGTCTTCTGCAGAGACTGA